A window of Panicum virgatum strain AP13 chromosome 8K, P.virgatum_v5, whole genome shotgun sequence contains these coding sequences:
- the LOC120644061 gene encoding UDP-glycosyltransferase 83A1-like, protein MAKAHVLVLPLPAQGHITPLMELSYRLVDHGFEVTFITTEVHHALVVGALSASGSEVALGGGIHLASIPDGLSNDEDRKDLNKLFDAIPRHMPGHLEQLIAGLEAAGRPAAKWLVGDVSMGWSFEVARKFGIRAVSVWSAATASLALNLMIPKLIEDGLIDDKGSLRRHEMFELAKGMPQVHTSQLPWINDSVPEGRHIIFDMVTQNNKLNALAEMTVANSFHEAEPSACGLFPNILPIGPLSADKKPVGNFLQEDGRCIKWLDAQPDRSVVYVAFGSIAILDGRQFKELAEGLELAGRPFLLVVRPDFSPGGLSKAWLDEFRQHLYGRRGMVVSWCSQQQVLAHRAVACFVSHCGWNSTIEGVSNGVPFLCWTYFCDQHLNRNYITNLWRTGRAVSPDVDGIVTKEELRSKVEQVIGDAGIKERARLFADVARQSISEGGSSYENFKRFVNLLSE, encoded by the exons ATGGCCAAGGCTCATGTCCTGGTGCTGCCGCTCCCGGCGCAGGGCCACATCACCCCGCTCATGGAGCTCTCCTACCGCCTGGTCGACCACGGTTTCGAGGTCACCTTCATCACCACCGAGGTGCACCACGCACTGGTGGTCGGCGCTCTGAGCGCGTCCGGCAGCGAGGTGGCCCTGGGCGGCGGCATCCACCTGGCGTCCATCCCGGACGGGCTGTCCAACGACGAGGACCGAAAGGACCTCAATAAGCTCTTCGATGCCATCCCGCGCCACATGCCGGGCCATCTGGAGCAGCTCATCGCCGGCTTGGAggcggccgggcggcctgcGGCGAAGTGGCTCGTCGGCGACGTCAGCATGGGATGGTCCTTCGAGGTCGCCAGGAAGTTCGGCATCCGGGCCGTGTCCGTTTGGTCTGCGGCCACGGCGAGCTTGGCCTTGAATCTAATGATCCCCAAGCTCATAGAAGACGGACTCATCGACGACAAGG GCTCGCTAAGGAGGCACGAGATGTTCGAGCTCGCCAAGGGGATGCCGCAGGTGCACACGTCGCAGCTGCCGTGGATCAACGACAGCGTGCCCGAGGGGCGGCACATCATCTTCGACATGGTCACCCAGAACAACAAGCTCAACGCCCTTGCCGAGATGACGGTGGCCAATTCCTTCCACGAGGCTGAGCCCAGCGCGTGTGGGCTCTTCCCCAACATCCTGCCCATCGGCCCGCTGTCCGCCGACAAGAAGCCCGTCGGGAACTTCCTGCAGGAGGACGGGAGGTGCATCAAGTGGCTCGACGCACAGCCAGACCGGTCCGTCGTGTACGTGGCCTTTGGCAGCATTGCCATCCTCGATGGGCGCCAGTTCAAAGAGCTGGCCGAGGGGCTGGAGCTCGCTGGCCGGCCGTTCCTGTTGGTAGTTCGCCCGGATTTCAGTCCCGGCGGCCTGAGCAAGGCGTGGCTCGACGAGTTCCGCCAACACCTCTACGGCAGAAGAGGCATGGTGGTCAGCTGGTGCTCCCAGCAGCAGGTCCTGGCGCACCGTGCGGTGGCCTGCTTCGTGTcgcactgcgggtggaactcgacCATAGAGGGTGTGAGCAACGGCGTTCCGTTCCTGTGCTGGACCTATTTCTGCGACCAGCACCTGAACCGGAACTACATCACCAACCTGTGGAGGACCGGCCGGGCGGTGTCCCCCGACGTGGACGGGATCGTGACCAAGGAGGAGCTGAGAAGCAAGGTGGAGCAGGTCATCGGCGATGCCGGTATCAAGGAGAGGGCGCGGCTGTTCGCGGACGTGGCTCGCCAGAGCATCAGCGAAGGGGGATCCTCGTACGAGAACTTCAAAAGGTTTGTGAACCTGCTAAGTGAGTGA
- the LOC120644062 gene encoding probable non-inhibitory serpin-Z9: MQLSFLRRALHPRRPRAASPFPFTGVIRPRPFSSASAAPAPAPPLSPKDARNAPPSPPMMPTRPWEEALAASQRAFGLPLAGRVLAASATGNAAVSPAAAHASLALAAAAARGATRRQLLQVLGCGGGGRGAAADAANVASRVVRRVLKDRSPSGGPLLRFAGGIWADASTKLSPGFMEAARNVYGSAARTADFVNEPEDAAKQINLWVIESMKRTVTSLQPYYLTLLSRRPLLCSGSRSPADRRCTTSARSY, encoded by the exons ATGCAGCTCTCCTTCCTCCGGCGAGCTCTccacccgcgccggccgcgcgccgcctcgcctTTCCCCTTCACCGGCGTGATCCGCCCTCGTCCCTTCTCCTCCGcttccgccgcgccggcgccggcgccgccgctgtcaCCCAAGGACGCGCGCaatgcgccgccgtcgccgccaatGATGCCGACGCGGCCTTGGGAGGAGGCGCTCGCGGCGTCGCAGCGCGCCTTCGGCCTGCCGCTCGCGGGGCGCGTCCTCGCCGCCTCGGCGACCGGGAACGCGGCCGTGTCCCCCGCCGCGGCCCACGCctcgctcgcgctcgccgccgccgccgcgcgcggcgcgacgcggaggcagctcctgcaggtgctgggctgcggcggcgggggcaggggcgccgcggcggacgcGGCGAACGTGGCGTCGCGCGTCGTCAGGCGGGTGCTCAAGGACCGCTCCCCCTCCGGCGGGCCGCTGCTGCGGTTCGCGGGAGGAATCTGGGCGGACGCCTCGACGAAGCTATCGCCGGGGTTCATGGAGGCCGCCCGTAACGTGTACGGCTCCGCGGCGAGGACGGCCGACTTCGTGAACGAG CCAGAAGATGCTGCAAAGCAAATTAACTTGTGGGTTATAGAGTCCATGAAACGTACAGTTACCTCGCTGCAACCCTATTACTTGACGCTGTTGAGCCGGAGGCCGCTGCTGTGCTCCGGCAGCAGGAGCCCGGCCGACCGCCGGTGTACAACGTCGGCCCGCTCATACTGA
- the LOC120645510 gene encoding UDP-glycosyltransferase 72B1-like: MRQLALGLELSGQRFLWVVRSPSDEGAVSDNYYDAESKEDPFVFLPEGFVERTKDVGFLVSSWAPQIEVLAHEATGGFLTHCGWNSTLESLVHGVPMVAWPLYAEQHQNAVMLAEGIGAAIRVPEPKRKETIAGVVKELMAGEQKGAAVRATVADLQKAALDGLREGGAATTALAEVVEKWAT, encoded by the coding sequence ATGCGGCAGCTCGCGCTCGGGCTGGAGCTCAGCGGGCAGCGGTTCCTGTGGGTGGTGCGGAGCCCGAGCGACGAGGGGGCTGTGAGCGACAACTACTACGATGCCGAGAGCAAGGAGGACCCCTTCGTGTTCCTCCCAGAAGGGTTCGTCGAGAGGACCAAAGATGTCGGCTTCCTGGTGTCGTCATGGGCGCCGCAGATTGAGGTCCTGGCTCACGAGGCCACTGGAGGGTTCCTGACGCACTGTGGGTGGAACTCGACCTTGGAGAGCCTCGTCCATGGCGTGCCGATGGTGGCATGGCCTCTGTACGCGGAGCAGCACCAGAATGCGGTGATGCTAGCGGAGGGGATCGGGGCCGCGATACGGGTTCCAGAGCCAAAGAGGAAGGAGACGATCGCTGGGGTGGTGAAGGAGCTGATGGCAGGGGAGCAGAAGGGTGCCGCGGTGCGAGCCACGGTGGCGGACCTGCAGAAGGCGGCATTGGACGGTCTCAGAGAGGGTGGTGCCGCCACGACTGCACTAGCCGAGGTGGTAGAGAAGTGGGCAACTTAG